The Podospora pseudopauciseta strain CBS 411.78 chromosome 2 map unlocalized CBS411.78m_2, whole genome shotgun sequence genome has a window encoding:
- a CDS encoding uncharacterized protein (COG:K; EggNog:ENOG503P4I9) encodes MRDTSSSSSFLVEPLYSFIHHQATSSSTSPPTSPPIKHHSPDFYMLYYHPDNSTAHPCASAALSHYTNNHIMTAPSNNHRRGPWSAHEDAYLMSLVQHQGPLNWVRISNALGSRTPKQCRERYHQNLKPTLNHDPITPEEGVIIETMVQQIGKRWADIARRLHGRSDNAVKNWWNGSQNRRKRQDKRKATMTTTSLQYHGREVSPLMSPMAPLPSRPLPLRQAHGMASQRPLPPVPPLHPSSMHDAQYGLETPIPSPVYSPDSEAAPSLMSDNGSHYGASPQAPSPPQRYYDSRPESTMLAPLKTAPEDGVYSYQTSASAADNSNNGNNSHKLPSLTDAAHPIHSPDFRLNMSPVFPRSDYPRQPLAYGAPAPQTNDYSTGRQHHHPLTAPSSPNAPASTFKLSDPGLSAVSRIEERVNRLSVSNLVDPSLP; translated from the exons ATGAGGGAC acctcctcctcctcctccttcctcgtcgaACCATTGTACAGCTTCATCCACCATCAGGCaacttcatcatcaacatcaccaccaacatcaccacccatcaaacaccactCTCCAGACTTCTACATGCTTTACTACCACCCCGACAATAGCACCGCTCACCCTTGTGCTTCGGCTGCTCTGTCTCAttacaccaacaaccacatcatgACTGCCCCATCTAACAACCACAGAAGAGGCCCTTGGTCTGCCCATGAGGACGCCTACCTCATGTCTTTGGTCCAGCACCAGGGCCCCTTGAACTGGGTACGCATCTCCAATGCCCTCGGCTCCAGAACACCAAAGCAGTGCCGCGAAAGATATCACCAGAACTTGAAGCCTACTCTCAACCACGACCCCATCACGCCCGAGGAAGGCGTCATCATTGAGACCATGGTCCAGCAAATTGGCAAGCGGTGGGCCGACATTGCCAGACGTCTCCACGGCCGCAGCGACAACGCTGTAAAGAACTGGTGGAACGGGAGCCAGAACCGCAGAAAGAGACAGGACAAGCGCAAGGCCACaatgaccaccacctcgctCCAGTATCACGGCCGCGAGGTATCTCCGCTCATGTCGCCCAtggcccccctcccttcgCGGCCCCTTCCCCTTCGCCAGGCCCACGGCATGGCTTCCCAGAGACCTTTACCTCCGGTGCCGCCTCTTCACCCATCCTCCATGCACGATGCCCAGTACGGGCTCGAGACtcccatcccttcccccGTCTACTCTCCCGACTCGGAGGCGGCCCCCTCTCTGATGTCGGACAACGGATCCCACTACGGAGCCTCACCCCAGgcgccctccccaccgcagCGCTACTACGACTCGAGGCCCGAGAGTACCATGCTTGCTCCTCTCAAGACAGCCCCCGAGGATGGAGTGTACTCTTACCagacctctgcctctgccgcggacaacagcaacaacggcaacaacagccacaaGCTGCCATCTCTCACCGACGCCGCTCACCCAATCCACTCCCCAGACTTCAGACTCAACATGTCTCCCGTCTTCCCCCGCAGCGACTACCCCAGACAGCCTCTTGCCTATGGCGCTCCTGCTCCCCAGACCAATGACTACTCCACCGgccgccagcaccaccacccccttacTGCCCCAAGCTCTCCCAACGCCCCGGCTTCCACTTTCAAGCTGAGCGACCCCGGACTGAGCGCCGTCAGCAGAATTGAGGAAAGAGTCAACAGACTTTCAGTCTCCAACCTGGTTGACCCATCCCTCCCTTAG